The Brassica napus cultivar Da-Ae chromosome C7, Da-Ae, whole genome shotgun sequence genomic interval TAGAGGTTACCCTGTCAGATAAAGATAGAGACATTGCACATCGATATGTGCTAATGAACATGGCATCTTTGGATCCCTTTCTTGAGTAAGTAATTCTCTATGTTTCTTCTACTTGTTTTACTcataatttcattttcatatactgttgtttaatttaaaatcaggATGCATTTGGAAGAGTTGCAAGCTAAGGATGCTCGATTGGCTAAAAATGAAACTTTGTTATGGAAAAACCATACTGAACACTTTACAGAATGGCTTAAAAATAAGGTTACAAACTCCAAATTCTTTTCTTGATTATTATTGTAAATACTGGTTAGCTTGTTTGGTGATGACTGGTTAGCTTGTTTGGTGATGACTAGTTAGCTTGTATCATGATGCCTGGTTTGTATCTTGAAGAACATGTCCATATTTTAGCGAATTGATGTCTGAGTAGCTTATAGCTTGATGAAACTGTCtggatttttagtatttttatgacTGGTTAGCTTGTAGATTGATGATTGGTTTCGTGGTACATATTATCatgttttgattataatttaAGTACCTCGGCTTGATGATAATCCTCTGATTTCCTGCGGCAGATTCATTTAGACTCAAAAGATAGTCATTCTAAGGAGATAAGGTGGTTGGCATTTGGACCAAGAAATGTTGCTTTAGCACATAAAGGATTCATCATCAATGGCCAACGGTTTCATACTGATGCGGTCAAGCTGAAGACACAAAACAGTGGAGTAACTTATGAAGCCTTTAGCATGTGTAGATCAAGTGCAAGAGATATGAGACAGGTCGCGGATATGATTACATACTATGGAGTGATAAAGGAGATTTTGGTCATCGACTATCACATGTTCAAAGTGCCACTCTTTAGATGCAACTGGGCAAACACAGCGAATGGTGTGAAGGAAGAAGATGGCTTCACTCTTGTTAACCTTCATATGAACCAAGCAGCCTATTTGAAAGATCCATTCATTCTACCTTCTCAAGCGAAACAGGTTTTCTACTCTAGGGAGGATGATGCTTCAAATTGGTATGTTGTTATGAGAGCACCACCTAGAGGTTATCATGAGTTGGAAACAGAAGAGGATTTAGGTGGTGCTCCTTTACCtgtccaagaagttgatgatatgGGTGATGATATGGATGATGATAGTGTATATGTTAGGGATGATTGTGAAGGTTTATTAGTGGTAGATTGATGATATGTTGTATGCTTGTGTGATGGTTTGTATGAATGTGATAATGTTGTGTTATGGgatttgaataattatattgatttttggaattttaataatttatattgtttttatttcatattttcgaattaattatttaaaaatcaattcaataattattattaattaattttgggataattataaaactaattaataacacGAAACATTTGCTATCTTTGCTACtaggaaaaatcaaattatttggttctaataacatttattaaacGTTATTATAAATACTAACAATTGCGAACACAAAAGCGCTATTGTTATACACTTAGTAATAGCACAGAGGAAAATCGCTATTAAAAGGGTTGGACTTTTTATAACGGGTGATGTCAGAGCGTCCAAGGAAACGCTATTAAACCAAAATGATAGCGCTTTTCGTCCGCTATTACTAACCACATTTCCTGTAGTGGACTCGGTGTACAACATTAAAACAACGGTGTACACGATTTATAAACCAAACAATGcgttttacataatataatacaacaaccgttACAAGGTCTAAGAAAGTCAATACATATGGTTGATGTGAAATGTCAGACTTGGTGTGCATCATTACGCCAATGGTGTACGATTTTTAAAGACCAAACAAAACGTTTCACTTTATATTGTACACCAAACGTTACAAGGTCTACCACCGACAATACATGTAGTTCATTTTGTTCAATGATTTGACTTTATATAATACAATCAAACATCACAAATAGTTCTAATTATAACACAATAACATTCGCAATCATTTTGTTCAATGATGTATACCTTCACGTAGTTACAACAACATTACAACAACGGTGTACGAGGGTTACGAGGTCTACCAAAGTCAACACATGTAGTTGGTGTGCAGTGTTTTAACTCAGGTGTACATATCTAGAAATACCAAAGTCAATACCGATAAACTTTTTTGTTTCTCGATGATCATAAACGCATAATCACACAAACACACCATAAATATACCATTAAGTTCCATTTCGTTCACACAAACATAAGTACCATTGGGTTTGAACAACATTCTGACAAAGAAAACAACTTCAAGTTTACTCATTGTTTACTTTAGCATCGCCCACGAATTCTTCATAGTAGTCCATTGCATACTGCTCTCGAAATCTGTCAACATCTTTGTCGGTAATCCGACTCATTTCCTCCGTTAAGCCGGCAGCATGCATCTCTATGAACTTGGCAGCACATGGCCCACAGTCGCCACCCCTTTTGTTGTGATAAATGCCTTCTGCGCGGCTCCAAAAGTAAATTCGAAGACCTTCCTTCACCTTATAGCATTTATGCCCcgcatatttttctaatatataagGCAACGACTGTACAACCGAACACATATGTCCTTCCGCAACCTCGATCTCATTATGAGGAACATAGGAATCAAATACCGTCACATGACCTTCAGTCAGCTTAATGCAGAGACCAACCCAGTGATCTCCACCCCAATTCATCGGGGTGTACACGGTGTCGACATCGCGGCCAAGTCCCAACTTCATTTTCTGCCCCTTGCTCTTTCCTGTCACATACTGTGCTACGTTTTTCCCCCATTCGAACTGCAGCTTATCATTGTCTGCGCTAAAGGCACTCCAGTTTGACTGAATGGTTTTTATAAAGTACTGATCCAAGTTCACCATCCTCTCCTTCTGTAGATAAATCCCGCGACGCCTCCACAACATGTTCATTATCACATGCATGTGCTGTCccaaaaaaatatgtaacaaATATTAGTTACATAAGGTGACTGTCAAAGGTATAATGTGACGACGATGCAGAGCTTAATAGTACCTCGTCAGACATCCATTTCCCCGGTTCAGCAATTTCAAGGAAGAAGTGATTACACACAGAGTGACCGGTAGCGATATCCCACATCCTGCAAATTTAACCAACAATCAGGAACTTATGCACGAGTGTATGTATATAACCTTAAAAAGAGTTAGAAACTTACTGCTCGGGGTTTTTCCTCAAAATTTCGGCAAACTTCTTAAACTGTGTTCGATTCGTTTTGGCAATGGGCTTATACTCAACCTTCTCCTCGCTCTTAAACAACTTTTTCACCCTTGGGTCAGGGGTGTACACTCCAGAAATCTTGCTGGATCTCATGCGATGCCGTTTACCACCACTGCTCACATCTTCAGAGTCCGCATCCGTTTCACCACACAGATCATGTGGGTTCTCTTGTATCTGGCTATCAGTGGACATGTCATCTTTACAACTGTCATATCTCTCTTCGTCCTCCGTCCCCTGTAATTCAGCGTTGATCTCCTTAACACTTGCCTCACCACCCGCCTTGGGAGGAGCAACTTTTCCAACCGCCTCCACAGGCTTTGGAAACTCCATATTTGATGTTTCAACGGAGTCAACAGATTGGGGCTGTTTGTTTGCCGTCCTCGCTTCTTCACCACCGTCAGGATCCTCCTCAACGAACTCACCACCGTTGTCGCCACCCGTTTTCTAGATGGAGTCAGTAACCTATGTCAACAGGTgtacaccaaaaataaaatgtacatgtgtacaccaATAATAAAATGCACACCACCTACGCAAAGCCAATCCCCGCCGTTGGTGTCATGCGGGCAGCCACAGACTTGTTTTCTTTTGGCTGTGCACCCTCCCCACCCCTCGTTGCCCTTATTTCCTGAAATTTCAAATCAGTTAATTACGCTCTCTGAGAATTGTCGAACAACAACAGACCTAAACCATTGCCTAAGATATAACTACCTCGTCCGCCCCCGAGATTTCAGAGTTGATCTCCTTCACAAGTGCCTCAACAAACCCCATAGGAGCAGAGACTTGTTCAAGCCTCTCTCCATCATTCTGATTTGATGTTTGACCGGACTCACCACCGTTGTCGGCACCCGTTTTCTAGATGGAGTCAGTAACCTATGTCAACAGGTGTACACCCAAAATAAAATGTGAATGTGTACACCAATAATAAAATGCACATCACCTGCGCAAAGTCAATCCCGGCCATTGGTGTCATGCGGGCAGCTACCGACTTGTTTTCTTTTGGCTGTCCACCCTCCCCATCCCTCGTTGCCCTTATTTCCTGCAATTTCAAATCAGTTAATTACGCGGTAATTGAGAATTGTCGAACAACAACAGACCTAAACCATTGCCTAAGATATAACTACCTCGTCCGCCCCCGGGATTTCAAAGTTGATCTCCTTCACAAGTGCCTCAACAAACCCCATAGGAGCAGAGACTTGTTCAAGCCCCTCTCCATCATTCTGATTTGATGTTTGACCAGACTCATAGCCCACCGGTGGAGCACCTACCCATTTTTGATGGCCCTCCCCACCTTCTGGAGCACTTCTTTCCTGCATCAGATCCGTTAATAACGCACTTCAAGTAATGTACAACAATAACAGACCAAACTTAATGTGACAGATATAACTATTGTCTATGATATAATCAGTAGCGGACACGTTTCAATTCCGGTGGATGCAACCTTAGATTTTGAGGAGGGGTTTCCATCCCATGAAGGATGAAAGGAGCGTACACTACCAACCGAACTGTAACAGTTCGGCTTTGTTTTCTCCCATGCGACTGGGGAGCCTTGCTCATACCGGTACGTTGGGTTTCTTTTCTGCCATGCCCCCGGGGAGGTTACCGCATGCTGGAAGGTAGAAGAAATCCGCAAATATTCACAACTATTGTTATTACCACTACTTAGCCAAACACTACACAACTAATTAAGATGCAAACGAACCTCTGCTGATAACACATAGGACTCAGGCTCAACATCTAATACATCTACATACAGGACGAGGGCATTCGATTGTGTTTCTTGCTGCTGACCATCCCCCCCAGCGCTGGGTTAGAAGTCTAAGcaataacacaacaataaaACTATCTATCACATTACCTGATCGCCTTTGTTTCCGCCGGATGGTGGAAAACGTGCATTGTCAGACTCGTTTTCTTTTGCATGATCATCATCATTCTGGTGACCACTTTCTCTCTCTGATGAGGGTGGGTTCTTCCTGCTCACTTCCTGGAAAACGGCAAAGGTGTCAGGACAGTAAATGACCACGAATTTGTATATTATGCGAAAAAATAACTTCGGCGTACAACCTTTGTCACCTCCTTTCCACCTCCAGATCGACGCCGAGGCAACGTTTTTTTCCCAACATGCCGAGTGCCAACCGTTTTCCTTTTATTCCCCTTCCTGTTTCGCCCCTCGGTTTCACTCACAATACTATCATCAGGAGACGGAGTGCAACGCACCTGCGGATCATCCATCGCTTTCCTCTTCCTAGCGTTGCGTTTGCTCCCCTCGGGCAGACCCAAACTCTTGCAAATCAGTGTCCGCAACTCTTCAATATTGTTCTCCATCCCCTCAAACCGCTGGGATAtccaatgttttaaattttcatgcGTACACCTCTCTGAGCATTGATGATTCTCTTCTCCGCTGTTTCCAGAAGAAGAAATATCTTCAACTTCAATGGGCGCTGTATTACGCGGTCGCAAATTTATCTGGCGTACGGGAGTGGGACAAGCTCCCTCCCTCTGGGCAGCGTCTGGAACCTTAAACTTGGGGGAAAACGACTGGTCACCACCTGGAAAGTCCTCAGGTTTGAATGTTTCCCCACAAAGCAACTTCTGCACCAAAGAAGTAACTTGCCTATCTTCATTCTGGTCCACCAACAGCAGCCGTTCCTCATCAGGAATCACGGTGAAGTGGACAGAGAGCTGCAGCCAGGCAAAAAGCAATGGAAGACACGTTAACCACAAAAGCCGTAACCGTTTAACTTCACTGTATTTTTGCATCCGCTGTATTTAaaacaaagggaaaacaaacttACGTCTGGGTCTTCCTCGACAGCAACTATTTCGTTGACTGTGAGAATAGTGGATGGCGAAGAGCAAGCTCCAGGGGAATCAATGAAAGTGGCAGTGTTCCCTGCGTCGAGAATTTTCTCCAATAGCAGAGGCACAACATCAAATACGAACAACTGCAGAGCAAGTGGAAACCCATACCAAACTGTTGTCTTTTGCGATAGCCGATCACGCATAACTTGCAGTGGGTTCGCACCTGGTCCGACAACAAGGGGAGGCAGGAAACGCGGCACGGTCGTCAAGAACGACTCTCGACCCCACGGATACGCTAAAAAGCTCTCAACGTCTGACAGCATCTCAACGTACCTGGGCGTTAGTTTAAGATCTTTGTTACTGGGGCAGATAACACCATCAACCAACGCGATCAGAGCCAAAGGGAGCCGTTTCTCCACAGCTAGATATTCATTTCCCAACATGCACAGTACACTCAGGACTGTTAACTTACCGGCAGCCGTATCAAAGAGCTTGTTCCACATCGTCGGAGGAACAGATTCAGATGCTTCCGAATCCTGAACATCGAAAGCTCCGTAGTTCAAACCTGTAACGTCTCGGAATTCATCCAGCGAGAAACGTAGTGGATCGGGCCCGAAGGTGAACCAGAACTCGTGTCTGCGAGCCGTAACGAGCTGTCGGCTGAGGAGGCAGCCGATGAGCTTCGTAGAGTTCTAGCAGCGTACAACGGGAAGCTGAAACAGCCCCCGAAACTGGGAAGCCATCAAAGTGTCCATCGCATCCGTCCCCTTTAGAGCAGCAGCAACAGAACCGATGACGTGTGATTTTGAGTAGATGTTTACTCGCAACTTTGTCGGGTACGCACCATATGCGAACAGTCTCCGGCGCAGATGAGGGCACCCCATCAGAGAATTGTCCCCCTGAGGAATCACCACCACCGGGGCCGTCCTCAGATCCAGAATCTACAAATAGAAGAAAAATCGATAACTCAAATAAATGGTTTCGAACACAAAACGGTGTCGACTAATCATTACTTAAGAATCTGTCCAATGACATGCAAAGACGGAATCCACATGAACGGAGGTGGAGGAAACACATACCCGGATAGCGCTGCTGTTTCGCAGGAGGGCGCTCCGGGAGCTCCTCGCCAGAGGATCTGGTCCGACGACGAACGGTTGTTTGACTTAGCTTGGACTTCTTCACCACTGCAGGTGTCGTCTGGGGTCTAATTATCGCCGGGGAAGATTCTCCAACGGCTGCGACAGGCTAGGGAACACTGGTGGATCTAGGTCGAAAGACGAATAGTCCTCTCAGACTTTCACAGTAAATAAATTTACCAGAAGGTCGTTTACCGCCCAGTGCAGGTAAGACGACGAAGTTAATGACCCGGGTTTTTCGGGAACCGGGAAAGTCGCCGAAATTCTCACGTGCGAGAGAGGAGTGACATTTCCGATATTCCGCAGCTGGAGTAAGGATCGTTTCGTCTTTTGCTTTCAAGTCGCATAGGGTCACAAATACACACGACCCATTTGCCGAATTAAAACTCCGCGCGGCCCAAAGCCCGAATTATAGAGTGACCCACTTTGCCAATATTTTCTATTGAGACTAGACTTGAAACTTTTGAATAGAGGAGAGGAAAAGCCCATTTGTGTAAATGTTAACGAGAATcaggtttatatttttttaatgagaaTGCTTAAATACTATCGTTTTCTTCGatttctcattttttatttaaccaGTTGTTTGATTcaaactaagaaaaaaatgtttatttatcCAAATTTGTAGAAATCATTTAGCTTGTAAATTTAACGTTATAAATAGTgttcctataaaaaaaaaatagtgttccAAATTTAACTTTGAATCCCATTAGGTCTCGAAGGTTAGGCATAGTCATAACTTTGGTCTCGTCTTATTTTATGTGTATCTTTAAATTGTTATATCTGACTTAAACATATAAGAATTATGGTTAAAATTATTATCTAAAATCTATATgggatccaaaattttaaaatatattaaaactaaatttaattaacaaatatttttaatacattaatatttatacataaatatcaattttatttctTGACAATCTAGAATAAAACTTGATTTGTACTTCATTGGTGCTGATAAGTTATAAGGACTAACTGGATCAGTCGATACGGCTTATCAAAAAACTAAGCTACAAGGGCCGGATGGATTATCGACTGCTTTCTATCAGCGTTAGTGGGATATTGTGGGAAATTCAGTAACGAGTGTTTGAATATTGGGGAATTGAGAACCCAAGGAAATTTTATTTGCAATCAAATACTGGTCAACAATGCTAGAATACATTAACGAAATACAGAGATTGAATTTGAAGTTGCTTATACAACCAAATACTCTCTCATTATCTAAGCTCTGTTTTACAACGATGATTAATAAACGTAAATCTATCACGATACAATACTACTGAATGTTTTTGTCGGCACTAGTCACTGTTTTGATctctgaatatatatatatatatatatatacacacatacaactatcaaaattcaaaaagagagaaatagagttGAGAAACAAAAGTATGAATGGTAAAAATGTATAGTAGTTAAAAAGAATCAGAATCACGAAAGCGTTTGGGCAGCGTAAATCAATTTCACATACAAATTtggcaatatatatatatatatatatatatatatatgtatatctccACTGATCTGAACATAGAGCATTAAGATCATTTTCTCTATATTCTTTACATGTCAAGAAAGATACGACAGAAGAAAAGAACCATGTCTAGATGTTTGAAActcttttagaatatttttttttaacgatcTCAATATTAGGCCACGAAGAAGAGGAAAACCATGAGAAATGCAATCAGTACGAAGAAAATCTTAATCATGAGCCATCGGTTTGATGATATACTGTTGAGATACCTGGCCAGTTGGCTCTGTGCGCCTTCCACATTCGCCAATGTATCTTCCATGTTCTGATCGATCCTGTACAAACCAATTTTCAACAACACATAATATTACTTCCTTTTCCTCAAACGTTCAATGTTTCTTACACACAGTTTGGTGTTGACGAACCTGATAGCGATCTCCCCTTGCTGAGAAACCATGGTAGCTAGTTGTGTGAAGATATTGCTTAGCTCATGGATTGTTGATTCTACGTTGTGTAGAGCTTCTGCGCGGCTCTCCATATAAGTGTCTTGCAACGGGACcatctgttgttgttgttgttgttgttgactcTGCTGCAACAATGGAGAAGATTCGGCCTCCCCCTGTCTCCTGTAAATGCACAACATATACAAAGGTCTTGAATTCTCTCGTAAATGCCATCACATCATTCTCAGGGATATCTCAAGAGAGGTAAGTTCTACTTTGAAACAGTGGTTATCTAATTAGTAGTACACTCATTACCTTGGGACTAACTGAgacgatgaagaagatgaagaagagctACTTGCCCATGGAAGAGGAGCAGGTTGAGTAGCAGCAGGCTTAGAAGCCAAAGGGCGCTGGCGAACAAACGGGTTTGTTGATTCTTTTGAAGGGTTAGACGTGAATCTTTGCCTTCGAATTTCATGGATCTTCATGTTCTGGAACACCAGACCAGTAAATCAAAGCTCTCAGCTTTAGCATCAACATCAAAGAGAAAAAATCTGAAgggaaaacaaagaaagaaccTCGGTTCTCAAAGTAAGAACATCCTTAAACTCTTTGGTAGTGTCCATCAAGCGATTCTTAAGATCGTCAACAACAGTTGCCGAGTGAGTAGTTGTGTCTCTAGAGATGGTGCGTTCATCATTATGGGAGTTGCGTACAGCTTGAAGGTCTATCAGAGCGGAATTCAGAGAAGAGATCTCTTGTTTGATTACCGCCGTCAGCTCTTGTATCTCCCGTGTGGGATCATCGAAAACTGATGATCTCTTTGCCACTGATATTTTCAACAAAATGACAAAGTTAACaaagcaaaaatataaaaaaaaacaacagcTACTATTATCAATGCTAAAGGTCTTCTAGTAGTAATGCCAAAGACGTATGAAGGTATGTGATGTTTATACATCAATCATGCTTCTGTGCAAGCAATGGCAGTGACTATGCTGCTCAAATTTTAGCGTTTCTATCATAATTCTATGTTAATTCCACAACTAATTACATCTTCAGAAACGATCGTTCTAACTCCTAAGCAAGCCACGTTATCCAGATCCACGAGGCGAATTGCTAAACTTACGTTGAGCAAGCTTCGATAGCTTCTGCGACGTCTGATTGATAGCTAAACCGATGACAGCAGCTCTCTTTTTGAACTCCGATTGATTTGCCACGGCGGATCTCGGATCCTCTCTCCTTCCCCCACCACCACCGCCATACGGCACATTATTCGCCGCATCCGGAGCAGTTGATCTCCTCAGAGTTTCGACGATGCCGAAGAACTCGTCCGTCCGATCTCGATACGACGATTGGCCACGCCTTGCTTGCATTTTTGTTGTTCTTCCTCCTCCTTCGGATCTGGTCTCTCTCAGAtgcaaaatcaaacaaaaaatctgAGAGATCCAAACAAAAATCGATGGAGGTTTCCGATTTGAATCACAATTCACCCCACCGTGTGCATCTACGGATACACTGAATCGTAAACGAGCTTAAACCGATCAACGCGTCGGCATACTTTTCTCATTTCGTCCGACacgtttttatttattacattttgGCCCTctatttttcatcttt includes:
- the LOC125590326 gene encoding uncharacterized protein LOC125590326, coding for MHLEELQAKDARLAKNETLLWKNHTEHFTEWLKNKIHLDSKDSHSKEIRWLAFGPRNVALAHKGFIINGQRFHTDAVKLKTQNSGVTYEAFSMCRSSARDMRQVADMITYYGVIKEILVIDYHMFKVPLFRCNWANTANGVKEEDGFTLVNLHMNQAAYLKDPFILPSQAKQVFYSREDDASNWYVVMRAPPRGYHELETEEDLGGAPLPVQEVDDMGDDMDDDSVYVRDDCEGLLVVD
- the LOC111212197 gene encoding syntaxin-32-like — encoded protein: MQARRGQSSYRDRTDEFFGIVETLRRSTAPDAANNVPYGGGGGGRREDPRSAVANQSEFKKRAAVIGLAINQTSQKLSKLAQLAKRSSVFDDPTREIQELTAVIKQEISSLNSALIDLQAVRNSHNDERTISRDTTTHSATVVDDLKNRLMDTTKEFKDVLTLRTENMKIHEIRRQRFTSNPSKESTNPFVRQRPLASKPAATQPAPLPWASSSSSSSSSSQLVPRRQGEAESSPLLQQSQQQQQQQQMVPLQDTYMESRAEALHNVESTIHELSNIFTQLATMVSQQGEIAIRIDQNMEDTLANVEGAQSQLARYLNSISSNRWLMIKIFFVLIAFLMVFLFFVA